The Candidatus Neomarinimicrobiota bacterium genomic sequence ATGTTTTTTAAGAAGTTCAGCCCGGACCTCTGTCAGTTTATCCTCAGACCGGGCAGTCAAAACCAAATCATATCCGTCACGAATGAATTCTACGGCCAGGACTTCTCCTATCCCGTATGAGGCGCCGGTTATCAAAACGGTTTTTTCCCTTTTTATGGATTTTCCTTTATGTTTTGATGTATGATTCATTAAAAAGTCTGGCGTTACGGTGTACAACTTTCCGATTTTATTTTTTTGGGCGCCGCCACAGGGTTCCAAAGGATTGTTCTTTTTTGGCGTGACGCCCTTTTTGACGGATAAAGGGATTTATGAGCATCAACCCAAACAGCAATGCCAGAAAAATGAATGTTAGAAAAATGAGAGTTAACAGACCCATTGGAGAAGAGTAGCACATATCAGTGCGGCATAAGTTCCGAGGACATATCCGGCAATTCCCAGCATCACCCCCACGGAAGCCAAGGCCGGGTGAAAGGCAGATGCCACGATGGGCGCGCTGGCTGCACCGCCCACATTAGCCTGGGATCCTACAGCCATGAAAAAGAGGGGTGAACGGGTCAGTTTCATGGCTCCCAGGAGAATGATGACATGGAAAAAAATCCAGGTTAATCCCATGGCAAAAAGAAAGGGATATTTGACTACTTCCCGCAGATCCGCATTGGCTCCAATTACACCAATCAGCAGATAGAGCATGACGGTTCCCAGTTTGGATGCACCCACGCCTTCAAGGCGCTTGATGGCCGTAAACGAGAAGGTTACTCCCAAGGTTGTAATGATGATGATTTTCCATGTGGAATGGGAGATAATATTTCCAATCTCCGGCAGGATATTTCCCACTTTATAAGCTGCCCAGGCACATCCGAAAGATAATGCAAGCATCATCATATAGTCGGTGGTTGTAGGGGTACGGGCAACTGATTTTTGGAAATTGACAATTTTGTTTTTCAGTTCGGTAATGGCCGAATTGTCTGCCCCAAGCCAGCGGTCTATTTTGTCGCTTTCTCCTGCAAGATATAAAAGGATACCTGTCCAGATGTTGGCAACCAGCACATCAACCACCACCATCATGGCCAGCATGGTGGATGTGGCTTTGACGGATTGTCCAATGGCAATGAAATTGGCACCGCCACCGATCCAGCTCCCGGCCAGGGCTGCCATACCTTTCCAGATTTCAGGAGGCAATTGATCCTTAAAAATCCATAAACTGATGGGACCGCCGATAACTATCCCCAGAGTTCCAGACAGGAACATGATTAATGCTTTGGGTCCCAGCTTGAGAATACCCTTGATATCTACCGCCAGAGTTAAAAGTAAAAGACTGGCCGGAAGAACAAAGGTTTTGATAGAGCCGTAGATGGGTGCTGTTGTGGGAATGACTCCCACCGAAGATAAAAGAGTGGGAAGAAAATAGGCAAAAACCAGGGGAGGAACCACGTTAAACAGTTTTCGTCCCCATCGGGTATGATCCTGAACAGAAAAAATAATGGCGGGAACAACAAGCAAAACCGCGAGTATCCCGAATGGATGGTCAATCAGTACATTCTGCATGCAATATCCTTACTTTTTAGGCTGTCCGGTTCAAAACTGCCGGGGGAATTTAACATCTCTCTGCCGGATTACCAAGAGGATGGAAATGTGTTTGAAATGGACGAAAAAAAATCTACAATAAATCAGTAGTAAGCATTATAAAAAAAACAAATTAAAAAAGTTCGGGAGTATGCATGGATCTTCATCTTGAAAACAAGAAAGCGATTGTTC encodes the following:
- a CDS encoding DUF819 family protein, producing the protein MQNVLIDHPFGILAVLLVVPAIIFSVQDHTRWGRKLFNVVPPLVFAYFLPTLLSSVGVIPTTAPIYGSIKTFVLPASLLLLTLAVDIKGILKLGPKALIMFLSGTLGIVIGGPISLWIFKDQLPPEIWKGMAALAGSWIGGGANFIAIGQSVKATSTMLAMMVVVDVLVANIWTGILLYLAGESDKIDRWLGADNSAITELKNKIVNFQKSVARTPTTTDYMMMLALSFGCAWAAYKVGNILPEIGNIISHSTWKIIIITTLGVTFSFTAIKRLEGVGASKLGTVMLYLLIGVIGANADLREVVKYPFLFAMGLTWIFFHVIILLGAMKLTRSPLFFMAVGSQANVGGAASAPIVASAFHPALASVGVMLGIAGYVLGTYAALICATLLQWVC